The region CCTGTTTGTCGCCGATCTGCGCCCGCGTCAGCCACTCCGCACCCAAGCGGTTGATGCCATTGATTCGGTAACTGGCGCCGAGGTTGAACGCGCTGTCGCCACGCATGTCGTCCGAGAGGTTCAGGCCTACTCGTAAATAATCGGTGCCGCTGCGTTTGCCGCGGGCGCTGATGACCAACGTATGGGCGGGGCCCTTATGCACCACGCGGTATTGCACCTGCTCGAAGTAATCCAGGCCATACAAGGTGCCCATGTCAGTTTGTAGGCGGCCAAGGTCCAAAGGTTCACCGACAGCCTGGCGGATGTAGTAGCGAATGACGTCGTCGCCGACTTTAGAGTCGTTTTCCACTTTGATCGCGGTAATGATCGGCGTGCGCTGGCTTGGTGCGCGTGCGGCGGTCAGTTCCTCGTTCAGAGGCTGTGCCGGTTTGAGCCGCGCCAGGCGCCCTTCGAGGATTTTTGTTGCGCGGTAACCGGCGTCAATCATGTCTTGGGCTCGGCCGAAATCGGTCACACCGAAGCTTGCCAGTGAAGGCTGGATCAGCACGTCATCCTTGTGCAGGGCGGCAAGTTGTTCTTCGGAGTTGCGGCGGGTCATCAAGGTGATCGACTGGTTCAGCACATCGACCACCGTGTTCAGTTGCTTGCGATTGCGCAGCGGGGTGCCAATGTCTACCACGATGGCGATGTCGACGCCCATCTCGCGCGCGACGTCCAACGGGATGTTGTCGGTCATGCCGCCGTCTACCAGTAGTCGGCCATCCAGTTCAACCGGGGCGAACACCGCCGGGATTGACATGCTGGCGCGAATAACCTGGGGCAGGTGGCCCTTGCGAAATACTACTTTTTCGCCACTGGCGATGTCGGTGGCCACGGCGCGGAACGGAATCGGTAGTTTGTCGAAGTCACGGGTGTCACTGGTGTGGGCCAGCAGGCTCTCCAGCAGCAGCGCCAGGTTCTGACCCTGAATCACCCCCAGCGGCAAACCGAGGCTGCCATCGTCGCGGAAACTGAGTTTCTGTTTGACGAGGAAATCTCGGTCATCCTGCTTGCGCCGAAATGGCACGTCTTCCCTGGGCGGAGCGTCAGACAGGGCTTGCTTCCAGTCGATGCTGAGGGCGAGTTTTTCCAGTTCATCAATCTTGTAGCCCGAGGCATAGAGACCACCGACCACCGCACCCATGCTGGTGCCGGCAATTGCATCGATCTTGATGCCTTGTTCTTCCAGTGCCTTGAGCACGCCAATATGTGCCAATCCGCGGGCAGCCCCACCGGACAGCACCAGCCCAATTTTTGGCCTCGGGGTATCGGTAGCTTGGGCAAATAAAGGAAATAGGCAGAGCAACAGGCATGACAGCAAACGGCGCATCGTGGATCTCGGGGCTAGCGACAAAGGCGGCTATTATAGCGGCGCCCTCTGCCTCAGGAGTTTCAGCAATCATGACCGTGCAAAAACCGGAAATCGTCATCACCTACTGCACCCAGTGCCAATGGCTGCTGCGCGCCGCCTGGCTGGCACAGGAGCTGCTCAGCACCTTTGGCGATGACTTGGGCAAGGTGTCCCTGGTGCCAGGCTCCGGTGGGGTTTTTCACATTTTTTGTAACGATGTGCAGATTTGGGAGCGTAAGGCCGACGATGGTTTTCCGGAAGCCAAGGTACTTAAGCAGCGGGTTCGGGATGAGATCGACCCGGACCGTGACCTCGGCCACAACGAGCGCACTCAATGAGACGCGGCTTCCGCCACCACGCTCTTCTTGCTTGAGCCGCCCGAGAGCCTGCTCGACACTACAATGGCTACGATGATCAGTGCGCCACCGATCAACATGCGCCAGGTCGGGTTTTCGTCGAACAACAGCCACGCCACGGTAATGCCGTACACCGGCTCCAGGGCAAACACCACCGCGGCGGTCCGTGCTTTGATCACCGCGAGGCTGGCAACGAACAGGCTATGGGCCAAGCCGGTGCAGAACACCCCCAGCAGGCTGATCCACAGCCAGTCGATGGCGCGCACTTCGCTCAACTGCGGCGCCGCCATCGGTAGCAGGCACAGTGCGACTACGACGTTCTGACACAACGCTGCCTGTACCGGAGGAATGCGCCCGGAGCTGACTCTGTTGACCAGCGACAGCAGGGCGAACAGCAGGCCCGAGCCCACGGCCCAGAGCAGGCCGGTGGTAGCGCCGCTGGCCAGGTCGAAGTCCGGGGTGACCAGCACCAGTCCGATGCTCACCAGCACCACTAGCAGGATTTCGTTGGAGCGAATTCGTTCGCGGAAGATCAGCCCTTCGAGAATCACAGTAAACGCTGGGAAACTCGCAAAGCCCAGGGTGGCAATCGCCACACCCGCGACCTTCACTGCGATGAAAAAACTCACCCAGTGCCCGGCGAGCAACACGCCGCTGAGCAACAGCCGGCGCCAGTCCAAGGCTTCGAGCGTGCGCCAGCGGGTGTTGCTGGCGAACCGGGCAAAGAACGCCAAGGCGAGCACCGCAAACGCAGCGCGACCGAAGACGATGACGGCGGGCGAGGCCGCGGCGAGTTTGCCGAACACGCCGGTCAAGCCGAACATCAGTGCGCCAATATGTAGGGCGCCAAGGGCGGTACGGGGAGTCATTGCAGTCCTTGATAAACGGAGTGAAACAGGCCTCACAGTCAACCGTGCAAGTTGCCCTTGAATCTGTTGCCAGGCTAGCGTTTTTTTATCGCCAGCCTCGCGCCGCCGCATCAGGACCGGTCGCATCGCAATGGGCGCCAGTCTACACCGACGGCACAGTTGGGCGCTGTCACGGGACTGACTTGCCACTGTCATGGGTCATTAACCCGGTCGGCGCACTCTTGCAAAAACATCATAGAGGGTTGCCCATGACCAGCGCTGAGCTCGCCAAACCCAGCCGTAAACAACGCGTGCGGACATTATGGATTTCCGACGTGCATCTGGGCACTCGGGATTGCCAGGCCGAGCACTTATCGCAGTTTCTCAAGGGCTACCATGCGGACAAAGTCTACTTGGTCGGTGACATCATCGACGGCTGGAAACTGCGCGGCGGCATGTATTGGCCGCAGGCCCACACCAACGTCATCCGACGTTTGCTGACCATGAGCAAGCGCGGCACCGAGGTGATCTACGTCACCGGTAATCACGACGAATTCCTGCGCCGCTATTCGAAACTGATTCTGGGCAATATCCAGTTGGTGGACGAAGCGGTGCACGTGACCGCCGATGGTCGTCATCTGTTAGTCATCCATGGCGATCAGTTTGATGTCATTACCCGTTACCACCGCTGGCTGGCGTTTCTCGGCGACTCGGCTTACGAATTCACCCTGACCCTTAACCGCTGGCTCAATCATTGGCGTGCCCGTTATGGCTACGGTTACTGGTCGTTGTCGGCATACCTCAAACACAAGGTCAAAACCGCCGTCAGCTTTATCAGTGACTTCGAAGAGGCCATCGCCCACGAATGCGTCAAGCGGGGTTTGCACGGTGTGGTGTGCGGGCACATTCACCACGCTGAGATCCGCAAGGTCGGTGAGGTGGATTACCTCAATTGTGGGGATTGGGTGGAGTCGTGTACGGCGCTGATCGAGCATTGGGATGGCTCGATCGAGTTGTATCGTTTAGCGGATGCCCAGGCACGTGAGGCCGAGTTGAAAGCGCTGAAGATCGCTGAGCCGGCTTAGTCCGCGCCACGTCTGATCGGTGACAAGGCCTCATCGCGCAGCGATTCCTGTCATTGATCAGGCTGGCGCGTGTTGCGCCACCGCCACCTTGTAAATTGAGCGTTTCGGCTGGGCAAACAACCGCTCCATCATTGGCTCAAAAAAACTCAACGGCAGGTGCTCATAGGCGGGATCAAACGCGGCAGCATCATAGTTGGCGCAAAAATCGATGGTCGCTTGATACTGCGCATG is a window of Pseudomonas sp. DC1.2 DNA encoding:
- a CDS encoding patatin-like phospholipase family protein, with the translated sequence MRRLLSCLLLCLFPLFAQATDTPRPKIGLVLSGGAARGLAHIGVLKALEEQGIKIDAIAGTSMGAVVGGLYASGYKIDELEKLALSIDWKQALSDAPPREDVPFRRKQDDRDFLVKQKLSFRDDGSLGLPLGVIQGQNLALLLESLLAHTSDTRDFDKLPIPFRAVATDIASGEKVVFRKGHLPQVIRASMSIPAVFAPVELDGRLLVDGGMTDNIPLDVAREMGVDIAIVVDIGTPLRNRKQLNTVVDVLNQSITLMTRRNSEEQLAALHKDDVLIQPSLASFGVTDFGRAQDMIDAGYRATKILEGRLARLKPAQPLNEELTAARAPSQRTPIITAIKVENDSKVGDDVIRYYIRQAVGEPLDLGRLQTDMGTLYGLDYFEQVQYRVVHKGPAHTLVISARGKRSGTDYLRVGLNLSDDMRGDSAFNLGASYRINGINRLGAEWLTRAQIGDKQELYSEFYQPLDVGSRYFLAPYAAFEAQNVESILDNDPIAQYRVERYGFGLNVGRQIGNSGEIRFGVGEAWGKANVRIGDQSLPSESFNEGFYQLKYSFDSLDNVYFPHEGEDIGLSLRQFEPGLGSDQRYRQWEFKLDKALSSGPDTFILGGRYGRTLDTANVVTSSFLLGGARQLSGFREDAISGQNISLMRGVYYRRLTPRSYLPLDFPLYIGGSLERGRAWNNDNPFDSGYINAASVFIGFDTPLGPLNFSYGFNDADEQAVYLNLGQTF
- a CDS encoding SelT/SelW/SelH family protein, translated to MTVQKPEIVITYCTQCQWLLRAAWLAQELLSTFGDDLGKVSLVPGSGGVFHIFCNDVQIWERKADDGFPEAKVLKQRVRDEIDPDRDLGHNERTQ
- a CDS encoding DMT family transporter, which gives rise to MTPRTALGALHIGALMFGLTGVFGKLAAASPAVIVFGRAAFAVLALAFFARFASNTRWRTLEALDWRRLLLSGVLLAGHWVSFFIAVKVAGVAIATLGFASFPAFTVILEGLIFRERIRSNEILLVVLVSIGLVLVTPDFDLASGATTGLLWAVGSGLLFALLSLVNRVSSGRIPPVQAALCQNVVVALCLLPMAAPQLSEVRAIDWLWISLLGVFCTGLAHSLFVASLAVIKARTAAVVFALEPVYGITVAWLLFDENPTWRMLIGGALIIVAIVVSSRLSGGSSKKSVVAEAASH
- a CDS encoding UDP-2,3-diacylglucosamine diphosphatase, whose product is MTSAELAKPSRKQRVRTLWISDVHLGTRDCQAEHLSQFLKGYHADKVYLVGDIIDGWKLRGGMYWPQAHTNVIRRLLTMSKRGTEVIYVTGNHDEFLRRYSKLILGNIQLVDEAVHVTADGRHLLVIHGDQFDVITRYHRWLAFLGDSAYEFTLTLNRWLNHWRARYGYGYWSLSAYLKHKVKTAVSFISDFEEAIAHECVKRGLHGVVCGHIHHAEIRKVGEVDYLNCGDWVESCTALIEHWDGSIELYRLADAQAREAELKALKIAEPA